Proteins encoded together in one Planctopirus ephydatiae window:
- a CDS encoding alkaline phosphatase D family protein, which produces MTNVTISAGWNRREFMTAAGTLVMATGANPLLAADQPVREVIGPVLGHVDHQQAYLFCRAPGATSVRLSLENGQGQRILQLESAPEKAHDDCVTFSLQNLQPGTSYRGQLVTTGSTSLFGADNFDGKFTFTTPAAPETPATITLGLGSCVSSTEFDDLWNQIAAHKVDGFCLLGDTPYIDTNDLSRNRLARRKFWGTLPTLRMLATKIPFWNTWDDHDFGKNDSDGLMPKKEDIRQAFLEYNALANFGENNEGIYTSFHRGPVEVWLIDDRWFSQTASSWADPAQKTCLGQAQWDWLQRTLKASTAPFKILCTGMVWYPKGNKEKDHWETYSAERDALFAWIKQQQISGVMLISGDIHVSRHHVYGPERVGYPLHECVVSPMHASVNPSLDVQHPARVWSKPAPNVFLKLVASNLESQPKLTATWINRQGEELHSFDWIA; this is translated from the coding sequence ATGACGAATGTAACAATTTCAGCCGGGTGGAATCGCCGGGAGTTTATGACCGCTGCGGGCACTCTGGTGATGGCCACTGGCGCCAATCCTTTGCTGGCTGCCGATCAGCCTGTTCGAGAAGTGATCGGGCCAGTGCTGGGGCATGTCGATCATCAACAGGCCTATCTGTTCTGCCGGGCGCCTGGTGCGACATCCGTACGCCTGAGCCTCGAGAATGGACAAGGGCAAAGGATACTGCAATTGGAATCGGCTCCTGAGAAAGCTCACGATGATTGTGTGACCTTCTCCCTGCAGAACCTCCAACCAGGTACATCCTATCGCGGCCAGTTGGTGACCACGGGTTCAACCTCACTTTTCGGTGCTGATAACTTTGATGGGAAGTTCACCTTCACGACACCCGCCGCACCCGAAACGCCTGCCACAATCACGCTGGGACTTGGTTCCTGTGTGTCGAGCACCGAGTTTGACGATTTATGGAACCAGATCGCCGCTCATAAAGTTGATGGCTTCTGCCTGTTGGGCGATACGCCTTACATCGATACCAACGACCTCAGCAGGAACCGACTCGCCCGGCGAAAGTTCTGGGGGACACTCCCCACCCTGAGAATGCTCGCTACGAAAATCCCTTTCTGGAACACGTGGGATGATCACGATTTCGGCAAGAACGATTCCGATGGACTGATGCCGAAAAAAGAAGACATTCGCCAGGCGTTCCTCGAATACAACGCTTTGGCAAACTTCGGAGAAAACAACGAGGGGATCTATACCTCGTTCCACCGAGGGCCTGTTGAAGTCTGGCTGATCGACGACCGCTGGTTCTCACAGACAGCCAGTTCCTGGGCTGACCCGGCACAAAAGACCTGCCTGGGCCAAGCGCAGTGGGATTGGCTCCAGCGAACTTTGAAAGCTTCGACGGCCCCATTCAAAATTCTCTGTACCGGCATGGTCTGGTATCCCAAGGGGAACAAAGAAAAAGATCACTGGGAAACCTACAGTGCCGAACGCGATGCACTCTTTGCCTGGATCAAGCAGCAGCAGATCAGCGGCGTCATGCTGATCTCGGGAGATATTCATGTCAGCCGGCATCATGTCTATGGGCCGGAGCGAGTTGGTTATCCACTCCACGAATGCGTTGTTTCGCCGATGCATGCCTCGGTCAATCCTTCGCTCGATGTGCAGCATCCAGCCCGTGTCTGGAGCAAACCCGCTCCAAATGTGTTCCTCAAGCTCGTTGCCAGCAACCTGGAAAGCCAACCCAAACTTACCGCCACCTGGATCAACAGGCAGGGCGAAGAACTCCACTCTTTTGATTGGATTGCCTGA
- a CDS encoding DUF4153 domain-containing protein — MEERSRPQIVMPSFLTESHFLPNSIAAEQLAAERLAQEQSPARPAVTWRELLAVLLLVVLGDLTLYWGHGFGGYALLLAAAPLAVLLGATRHQRLWQVLAATLMIWGAALRLAWCGNWLAFALGGVLLIGLSTSLAGKGMYFGDVLRWLASFIPSLFRGLADYEAAFRRRVSLRWGLPTQAILWAYLLPPICAVIFLGLFIQANPDISLWVQQRLLSFRELWSQVWSIIGSPYRMGFWLICGCVAIVLMRPHLWTLYEVFQFEPLVDLKTDSTSRTDLYPAYRNTILVLIVLFAMYLVFEFVTMWTRTFPPGFHYSGYAHEGAAWLTVALALATIMLSIIFNASMMTDPRMPALRNLAMIWAAENILLALAVYNRLFIYVGFNGMTRMRVVGILGVTSVLAGVVLMMIKISRGHSFGWLLKNQIFVVAVAAYLYAVLPVDGWVMTYNVRQVLAGNLPPSVQIAHHPTTTEGWLTLLPLQQAENQVIREGVVEMLTNHERRLKNVPPIDWTARQLADEQFLRAVALPENDSLRKRIKPGAEDRFRSFSFQWY, encoded by the coding sequence ATGGAGGAGCGTTCGAGGCCGCAGATTGTCATGCCGTCGTTTTTGACGGAGTCCCACTTCCTGCCGAATTCCATCGCGGCGGAACAACTCGCCGCCGAACGATTGGCTCAGGAACAATCCCCCGCCCGGCCTGCGGTGACCTGGCGAGAGCTGTTGGCAGTTCTGCTGCTGGTCGTTCTGGGCGATCTCACCCTTTACTGGGGCCACGGGTTTGGCGGATATGCCCTGCTGCTGGCGGCGGCTCCGCTGGCGGTGCTCCTCGGTGCCACCCGGCATCAGCGCCTCTGGCAGGTTCTCGCCGCCACGCTGATGATCTGGGGAGCCGCCCTCCGGCTCGCATGGTGCGGCAACTGGCTCGCCTTCGCACTGGGCGGCGTGCTCCTCATCGGCCTCTCCACCAGTCTCGCCGGTAAAGGGATGTACTTTGGCGATGTCCTCCGGTGGCTGGCTTCGTTCATTCCCAGTCTCTTTCGCGGCCTGGCCGATTACGAAGCTGCCTTCCGCCGGCGAGTGAGCCTCCGTTGGGGATTGCCGACCCAGGCGATCCTGTGGGCCTACCTGCTGCCGCCGATTTGCGCCGTGATCTTTCTCGGGCTGTTCATCCAGGCCAACCCCGATATCTCGCTCTGGGTTCAGCAACGCCTGCTCTCTTTTCGGGAACTCTGGTCGCAGGTCTGGTCAATCATTGGTTCTCCCTATCGCATGGGCTTCTGGCTGATCTGCGGCTGTGTCGCAATTGTCCTGATGAGGCCGCACCTGTGGACCCTCTATGAGGTTTTTCAGTTTGAACCATTGGTAGACTTGAAGACTGACAGCACATCGCGGACGGATCTCTACCCCGCCTATCGCAATACGATCCTGGTGCTGATTGTCCTCTTCGCGATGTATCTCGTTTTTGAATTCGTGACGATGTGGACGCGGACCTTCCCGCCGGGCTTCCACTATTCGGGATATGCGCATGAAGGGGCTGCCTGGCTGACCGTGGCCTTGGCGCTGGCGACCATCATGCTGTCGATCATCTTCAACGCCTCGATGATGACCGACCCGCGCATGCCCGCACTGCGGAATCTGGCGATGATCTGGGCGGCAGAGAACATCCTGCTGGCGCTGGCGGTCTACAACCGGCTCTTCATCTATGTCGGCTTCAACGGCATGACGCGGATGCGGGTCGTGGGGATATTGGGTGTCACCAGCGTGCTGGCGGGAGTGGTGCTGATGATGATCAAGATCTCGCGGGGGCATAGCTTCGGCTGGCTGCTCAAGAACCAGATCTTCGTGGTGGCCGTAGCCGCCTATCTGTACGCCGTGCTGCCGGTGGATGGCTGGGTGATGACCTACAACGTGCGGCAAGTGCTGGCAGGGAATCTTCCGCCCAGCGTGCAGATTGCCCACCATCCCACCACGACCGAAGGCTGGCTGACACTGCTCCCCCTGCAACAGGCCGAGAACCAAGTCATTCGTGAAGGGGTGGTCGAAATGTTGACCAATCACGAACGCCGCCTCAAAAACGTACCGCCCATCGACTGGACGGCCCGGCAACTGGCCGACGAACAGTTCCTGCGAGCCGTGGCACTCCCTGAAAACGATAGCTTGCGAAAGCGAATTAAGCCCGGCGCGGAAGACCGATTTCGATCATTTTCGTTTCAGTGGTATTAA
- a CDS encoding prolyl oligopeptidase family serine peptidase: MKPYVWLMVMAWSLPCLGGSLLISEDQPPQTSPEAKIYRDRISPTWLTDESALWYRVEVAPKKEEYIRIEAATGRRSVHKDFKSMNLPGPAEIRTSTLTTSRRKGPAESEISCHLEFKNQLDEPVKLAWVKAEGESIPYAVIEPNASHTQHTYQTHQWIITKQNGDQIATIYAEPATSRILIDGPSGKAPRNSPPKRPRSSAQGFSPDGKWCARGSGNQVILTNRQMQDEVRISPPIPADAKIFGTASWSPNSEAFVFSSAIPVKVRQISIVETSPKDQLQPKVRQLNYAKPGDELDQPVPVLFRLENGSFQPVVLDSTLFTNQFTSSPLMNFQWSEDGREFYFDFNQRGHQCYRILAVDVKTGQVRPVVEEVSQTFVDYRNLSWRHWLPKTNELLCKSERDGWSHLWKFDVSGQKSPQQLASGPWVVRDIQRVDEASQTIWFTANGLRPEEDPYHLHLCKVSFDGTGFQQLTQGDGTHEIQFSPQSTYFVDTWSRIDHPPVVELRKSADSQLICEMERADATAYLAAGHAFPERFVATGRDEKTNIYGVIFKPTKFDPAKKYPVLENIYAGPHGAFAPKRFVAARQMQSFADLGFIVVQADGMGTNYRGKAFHDVAWKNLKDSGFPDRIRWIEAAATTRPWMDLTRVGIYGGSAGGQSAMRALLDYSDFYHVAVADCGCHDNRMDKIWWNELWMGWPVDESYAASSNAVDAHKLKGKLLLIVGELDSNVDPASTMQVVAALQKAGKSFDFQPIINANHGAAETPAGSRARKEFLIRHLKPEL; the protein is encoded by the coding sequence ATGAAACCTTATGTCTGGTTGATGGTCATGGCGTGGTCTCTGCCCTGCCTTGGGGGCTCATTATTGATCAGTGAGGACCAACCACCACAAACCTCGCCCGAGGCGAAAATCTACCGTGATCGGATTTCGCCCACCTGGCTGACAGATGAATCGGCCCTGTGGTATCGCGTTGAGGTGGCTCCGAAGAAGGAAGAGTACATTCGCATCGAAGCAGCGACTGGCCGCCGGAGCGTTCACAAAGATTTCAAATCGATGAATCTGCCAGGCCCTGCGGAGATTCGCACCTCGACACTCACGACCAGCAGACGCAAAGGCCCTGCGGAATCGGAGATTTCCTGCCATCTGGAGTTTAAAAATCAGCTGGATGAACCAGTCAAACTCGCCTGGGTAAAAGCTGAAGGGGAGTCGATTCCGTATGCAGTGATCGAGCCAAACGCCAGCCACACCCAGCACACCTATCAGACACACCAGTGGATCATCACAAAGCAGAATGGCGATCAAATCGCCACAATTTATGCGGAGCCTGCCACCTCACGCATATTGATCGATGGTCCGTCAGGAAAAGCACCGAGGAATTCTCCCCCCAAAAGGCCCAGATCTTCTGCTCAAGGGTTCTCTCCCGACGGAAAATGGTGTGCTCGCGGATCAGGGAATCAGGTCATTCTCACAAACCGCCAGATGCAGGATGAAGTTCGCATTTCTCCGCCCATCCCGGCAGATGCCAAAATCTTTGGGACAGCCTCTTGGTCGCCAAATTCTGAGGCCTTTGTGTTTTCGTCAGCCATACCTGTCAAGGTGCGGCAAATCTCGATTGTCGAGACCTCACCCAAAGATCAACTGCAACCCAAGGTACGTCAGTTGAACTATGCCAAACCAGGCGATGAACTGGACCAGCCAGTCCCCGTGCTCTTCCGTCTCGAGAACGGCTCCTTTCAGCCAGTCGTGCTGGATTCGACGCTCTTTACCAATCAGTTTACCAGTTCCCCTTTGATGAATTTTCAGTGGTCGGAAGATGGCCGCGAGTTTTACTTCGATTTTAATCAGCGGGGACATCAGTGCTATCGAATTCTCGCCGTTGATGTGAAGACCGGGCAGGTTCGTCCTGTCGTCGAAGAGGTAAGCCAAACGTTTGTCGACTACCGCAATCTCTCATGGCGACATTGGCTGCCGAAGACGAATGAACTCCTCTGCAAGAGCGAGCGAGATGGATGGAGTCATCTTTGGAAATTTGATGTTTCCGGGCAGAAATCACCACAACAGCTGGCGTCTGGCCCATGGGTCGTTCGAGATATTCAGCGAGTCGACGAAGCCTCACAAACGATCTGGTTCACAGCCAATGGGTTGCGTCCTGAAGAAGATCCTTACCATCTCCATCTCTGTAAAGTCTCGTTCGATGGCACGGGTTTTCAACAGCTCACACAAGGCGATGGGACTCACGAAATTCAGTTCTCTCCTCAATCGACCTACTTTGTCGATACCTGGTCGCGGATCGATCATCCTCCTGTGGTCGAACTTCGGAAGAGTGCTGACAGCCAGTTGATCTGTGAAATGGAGCGTGCCGACGCAACGGCGTATTTAGCCGCAGGCCACGCCTTTCCCGAAAGGTTTGTAGCCACAGGACGAGACGAGAAGACCAACATTTATGGAGTGATCTTTAAGCCTACAAAATTCGACCCAGCCAAGAAGTATCCTGTCTTGGAAAATATCTACGCTGGCCCTCACGGGGCTTTTGCACCGAAACGGTTTGTAGCAGCCAGGCAGATGCAATCGTTTGCCGATCTAGGCTTTATCGTGGTGCAGGCCGATGGCATGGGCACCAACTATCGAGGCAAGGCGTTTCATGATGTCGCCTGGAAGAATCTGAAAGACTCCGGCTTCCCGGATCGTATCCGGTGGATCGAAGCCGCCGCTACAACCCGTCCTTGGATGGATTTAACCCGCGTGGGAATTTACGGCGGAAGTGCTGGCGGGCAATCGGCGATGAGAGCACTTTTGGATTACTCGGATTTTTATCACGTCGCAGTCGCGGATTGCGGCTGCCACGACAACCGCATGGATAAAATCTGGTGGAATGAACTCTGGATGGGCTGGCCTGTCGACGAAAGTTATGCAGCCAGTTCGAACGCAGTCGATGCCCACAAACTCAAAGGCAAACTGCTGTTGATTGTCGGTGAACTCGATTCCAACGTCGATCCTGCCAGTACGATGCAGGTGGTGGCGGCATTGCAGAAAGCAGGAAAGTCGTTCGACTTCCAACCCATCATCAACGCCAACCACGGGGCCGCAGAAACACCCGCAGGCAGCCGGGCCCGCAAAGAGTTTCTCATCCGCCACTTGAAGCCAGAACTTTAA
- a CDS encoding J domain-containing protein produces MNMDSLPDDVSQWPQDPWRILGMERSFTKKELKLAYSKLIKRYRPDSAPEAFQKVRQAYETLQHYADADADAETAAMAHLIWNHLQTTDEKSVEDDVTSPEDNSVQISEHHDVGHETSTQRSHHRRQAHRDVDPWQLAKAGEYEKAYTELARRRFSRPHLEREMLQRYWLLTLHPELDRSTTAYDQLLNFAITYRLSDEVERLLFAEVSNRPELAMRSQIWKLISGRYNQSFRLSLLRVRWKGLLKDDGDEVVLQEFEELESQYFDDPAQWLTIVIQLLELVVVYHPRLRQPMFDRCQTLLNELESQGVHQQELFDRADYLISNYHDFFRSPSSLVRTSKSIRFLYRRCLEVATELEHIESPRRREILLPLIDQIVNHPQSSLMCLDELLKKGAPWLQILNQAIYQLWYEEYSQYEALEFEGLKSEAQRDTVLMGLMSVSQFSYNSLRGRVLRFCLVHCIDMTKLVPVLQMIEIANRATTPRADMLLKDKPLRCLIQACQIGI; encoded by the coding sequence ATGAATATGGACTCTTTACCGGACGATGTTTCCCAATGGCCTCAAGATCCCTGGCGGATTCTGGGGATGGAAAGATCATTTACCAAAAAAGAGTTAAAGCTGGCTTACTCGAAGTTAATCAAACGGTATCGACCCGACTCTGCACCGGAAGCATTTCAAAAAGTCAGGCAGGCGTATGAAACATTACAGCATTACGCCGATGCCGATGCCGATGCGGAAACTGCCGCCATGGCTCATCTGATCTGGAATCATCTTCAAACCACGGATGAAAAATCAGTCGAAGATGATGTCACTTCGCCAGAAGACAATTCAGTCCAGATATCTGAACATCATGATGTGGGGCATGAAACTTCCACCCAGAGATCTCACCATCGACGGCAGGCTCATCGAGATGTCGATCCGTGGCAACTGGCGAAGGCGGGTGAATATGAAAAGGCGTATACCGAACTTGCCAGAAGACGTTTTTCGAGGCCTCATCTTGAACGGGAAATGCTGCAGCGCTACTGGTTGCTGACACTTCATCCCGAGCTGGATCGTTCGACAACGGCCTATGATCAACTTCTAAATTTCGCCATCACTTATCGATTGAGTGATGAGGTGGAGCGATTGCTCTTTGCTGAAGTGTCGAACCGGCCGGAATTGGCGATGAGAAGCCAGATCTGGAAGCTGATCTCAGGCCGCTACAACCAGAGTTTCCGTCTCTCGTTATTACGTGTGAGGTGGAAAGGGCTTCTCAAAGACGACGGCGATGAAGTTGTGCTGCAGGAATTTGAAGAACTGGAATCGCAGTATTTCGACGATCCTGCTCAATGGTTAACGATTGTCATCCAACTGCTGGAACTGGTGGTGGTCTATCATCCCCGCTTGCGTCAGCCGATGTTTGATCGCTGCCAGACTCTTCTGAACGAACTGGAATCACAAGGGGTTCATCAACAGGAATTGTTTGATCGGGCGGACTATCTGATATCGAATTACCACGATTTCTTTCGCTCACCCTCATCACTGGTCAGAACGTCCAAATCGATCCGGTTTCTGTATCGTCGCTGCTTGGAAGTTGCTACTGAGTTGGAACATATAGAAAGCCCGCGCAGGCGGGAAATTTTGTTGCCACTGATCGATCAGATTGTGAATCACCCGCAGAGTTCGTTAATGTGCCTGGATGAACTGTTGAAAAAAGGTGCACCCTGGCTGCAGATCCTCAATCAGGCGATCTATCAACTCTGGTATGAAGAATACTCACAGTACGAAGCCCTTGAATTTGAGGGACTGAAAAGCGAGGCCCAACGCGATACGGTTCTTATGGGTCTGATGTCCGTATCACAATTCAGCTACAACTCATTACGAGGGCGAGTTCTGCGATTCTGTCTGGTGCACTGTATTGACATGACAAAACTGGTCCCTGTGCTGCAGATGATCGAAATCGCCAACAGAGCCACGACACCCCGGGCAGACATGTTATTGAAAGATAAACCCCTGCGCTGCCTGATTCAGGCATGTCAGATTGGTATCTGA
- a CDS encoding carboxypeptidase-like regulatory domain-containing protein: MRTMKFYRAALVALVAGGILCPHSLALAGNQAPGAGFSAPAAPALENSLPAAAPAPAAQARAIQAPAKEVAPVVDVTLVGGELQGRLVDTQGQPLAGAVVDIQAGNNSIAQTNTDAQGQFAVKGLKGGTYRIAAGNETRTVRAWTERTAPPAAKTGFTMVAQSPAVRGQFGGVTPGMVLLTSGVIAGVVLGAVAVSQNDDIKNQNNQILNQLNQIPKTP; this comes from the coding sequence ATGCGAACAATGAAATTTTACCGTGCTGCTCTGGTGGCATTGGTTGCTGGCGGAATTCTCTGCCCACACAGCCTGGCACTGGCTGGCAATCAGGCACCCGGTGCAGGTTTCTCAGCACCCGCAGCACCGGCTCTGGAAAATTCCCTCCCCGCAGCGGCACCTGCACCTGCTGCTCAGGCTCGTGCTATTCAGGCTCCTGCCAAGGAAGTTGCTCCCGTTGTGGATGTAACGCTCGTCGGCGGTGAACTCCAAGGTCGCCTGGTCGATACCCAGGGACAACCTCTTGCTGGGGCCGTCGTGGATATTCAGGCTGGAAACAATTCGATTGCTCAGACCAACACTGATGCCCAGGGACAGTTTGCCGTCAAAGGGTTGAAAGGTGGTACTTACCGGATTGCTGCCGGGAATGAAACTCGGACCGTGCGTGCCTGGACAGAGCGAACGGCACCACCTGCAGCGAAAACCGGCTTCACCATGGTGGCCCAGTCGCCAGCAGTGCGTGGACAATTTGGTGGTGTCACTCCCGGCATGGTGCTGCTCACCTCGGGTGTGATTGCCGGTGTGGTGCTGGGCGCTGTGGCTGTCAGCCAGAATGACGATATCAAGAACCAGAACAACCAGATTCTGAATCAGCTGAATCAGATTCCCAAGACACCATAA
- a CDS encoding DUF1559 domain-containing protein has translation MSRVQGHQRGFTLIELLVVIAIIAILIALLLPAVQQAREAARRTQCRNNLKQIGLALHNYLDTHRVFPPAYVDLRGNSGSLATLADNHGHWSWSVFILPFVDQTPLYTRLNPGNQTPTQAASSQLSALQTTLPAFKCPSDTGPLMHNPADSAGFCIIDQGGTERGLPVTNYVASGNTKQVRQFRATNPSDGTTGSTGMFYRDSRLSMAELTDGSSNTILVGERAHTRGGFQQKAGTLYAVRDRDLQGPEHQNHASTPRYYDQGLHTIAASCHWGINAVLTTSASNDRTPSYSSLHTGGSHFVMADGAVRFISENISNDQSNATDSTLERLVSISDGGVVGEF, from the coding sequence ATGTCTCGCGTTCAAGGTCACCAGAGGGGCTTTACCCTGATTGAACTTCTCGTCGTGATTGCAATCATTGCCATTCTAATTGCATTGCTGCTGCCCGCTGTTCAGCAAGCTCGTGAGGCAGCCCGACGTACTCAATGTCGGAACAATCTCAAGCAGATTGGTCTGGCACTGCACAATTACCTTGATACCCACCGGGTTTTCCCGCCGGCCTACGTCGATTTGCGAGGGAATTCTGGATCTCTGGCCACACTGGCAGATAACCATGGTCATTGGTCGTGGTCGGTCTTCATTCTGCCGTTTGTCGACCAGACACCACTCTACACGCGATTGAATCCCGGGAATCAAACACCGACTCAGGCAGCCAGTAGCCAGTTGTCGGCTTTGCAAACGACGCTGCCAGCATTCAAGTGTCCTTCGGATACCGGGCCGCTAATGCACAATCCTGCAGATTCCGCAGGCTTCTGCATTATTGATCAGGGCGGAACCGAACGAGGTCTGCCAGTGACCAATTACGTTGCTTCTGGAAATACGAAGCAGGTTCGACAGTTTCGCGCGACGAATCCCTCTGATGGCACAACCGGTTCAACCGGGATGTTCTATCGCGATAGCAGGCTATCGATGGCGGAACTGACGGATGGTTCCAGCAATACAATTCTGGTTGGGGAAAGGGCACATACACGTGGTGGATTCCAGCAGAAAGCCGGGACACTCTACGCAGTGCGCGATCGCGATCTGCAAGGCCCTGAACATCAGAACCATGCCTCGACGCCCCGCTACTACGATCAAGGGTTACATACGATTGCTGCGAGTTGTCACTGGGGAATCAATGCCGTCCTGACGACGAGTGCCAGTAATGATCGCACTCCCTCTTACAGCAGTCTGCACACCGGAGGATCGCACTTTGTGATGGCTGATGGCGCCGTTCGATTTATCAGCGAGAACATCAGCAATGATCAATCCAACGCCACAGACAGTACGTTAGAGCGTCTGGTTTCAATTTCTGATGGCGGTGTAGTGGGCGAGTTTTAG
- a CDS encoding Hsp70 family protein, translated as MSRIVGIDLGTTNSLIAIMEADGPKLIPNSLGQKLTPSVVGVEGDHLLVGMTAKEYQVSHPDRCASVFKRYMGSDWSVTLAGRKMSAIDLSCCVLRSLVADAEHYLGEAVTSAVITVPAYFNEEQRRATIAAGQMAGLKVERIVNEPTAAAIAYGLHEADSQKTAVIIDLGGGTFDVSIVEMFEGVLEIRASAGEIFLGGEDFTDACVSQILNQAGMKFEHTEMQEPLRVSRLRRECEQAKRRLTNEASTEVRLPNSQGEIEPDAPRYAITRETFDLWTKSTLDRILSPIRRALGDAGLKRQEIDEVILAGGASRMPSLIKRIEELFERPTRCTINPDEVVALGAAVNAGILDRHESLSEIVVTDVAPFTMGVEICREIGGEDRDGYYLPIINRNTTIPVSRVERVVTRAANQSKVNVSVYQGESRLVKDNQLLGSFEVTGIPPGPPGQEIDIRFTYDLNGILEAEAVIVKTQKRAAQVFTRHMKNLSENQMKTALDKMQALKAHPRDEEENRLLLKWAERLYMELPHRERNRLDQLITGFEEVLESQDQAQIKIFAEELGAFLKAFDSFEGEQGDYGTSPSDE; from the coding sequence ATGAGTCGCATTGTTGGCATTGATCTGGGAACAACCAATTCGCTCATCGCCATTATGGAAGCGGATGGCCCGAAGCTCATCCCGAATTCTCTGGGCCAGAAGCTGACTCCTTCTGTCGTAGGTGTCGAGGGTGACCATCTGTTGGTCGGGATGACGGCCAAAGAGTATCAGGTCTCGCATCCGGATCGTTGCGCGAGTGTTTTCAAACGCTACATGGGAAGTGACTGGAGCGTGACTCTGGCTGGCCGCAAGATGTCCGCGATCGATCTGTCCTGTTGTGTGCTTCGATCGCTGGTCGCTGATGCCGAGCATTATCTGGGCGAGGCAGTCACGTCGGCTGTGATTACCGTCCCTGCCTACTTTAATGAAGAGCAGAGGCGAGCCACGATTGCTGCCGGTCAGATGGCCGGTCTCAAGGTTGAGCGGATTGTCAACGAGCCCACGGCTGCAGCCATAGCGTACGGTCTCCACGAAGCCGATTCTCAAAAGACAGCCGTGATTATCGATTTAGGTGGCGGCACGTTTGACGTTTCGATTGTCGAAATGTTTGAAGGTGTGCTCGAAATTCGTGCTTCAGCGGGCGAAATCTTTTTAGGTGGAGAAGATTTCACCGACGCCTGCGTCTCGCAGATTCTCAATCAGGCCGGGATGAAGTTCGAACACACCGAAATGCAGGAGCCACTGCGAGTTTCTCGCTTACGTCGGGAATGCGAACAGGCCAAACGCCGGTTGACGAATGAAGCGTCAACAGAAGTTCGCCTGCCGAACAGTCAGGGAGAAATTGAGCCCGATGCGCCGCGTTATGCGATCACCCGGGAAACGTTCGACCTCTGGACGAAATCGACTCTGGATCGCATTTTGAGCCCAATTCGCAGGGCACTGGGCGATGCCGGGCTGAAGCGGCAGGAGATTGACGAAGTCATTCTGGCAGGTGGTGCGTCTCGCATGCCGAGTCTTATCAAACGTATTGAAGAACTGTTTGAAAGACCCACACGCTGCACCATCAATCCCGATGAAGTGGTCGCTTTAGGTGCTGCCGTCAATGCCGGGATTCTGGATCGGCATGAGAGTCTTTCTGAGATCGTTGTGACCGATGTCGCTCCCTTTACCATGGGCGTGGAGATCTGTCGTGAAATTGGTGGCGAAGATCGGGATGGTTATTACCTGCCGATCATCAATCGCAATACAACGATTCCTGTCAGCCGGGTCGAACGAGTCGTCACCCGTGCGGCCAATCAGTCCAAAGTGAATGTTTCGGTTTATCAAGGCGAATCACGACTGGTCAAAGACAACCAGCTCTTGGGATCCTTTGAAGTCACAGGTATTCCCCCCGGCCCACCGGGACAGGAAATCGATATTCGATTCACTTACGACCTTAACGGCATTCTCGAAGCCGAAGCAGTGATTGTGAAGACACAAAAGCGGGCTGCCCAGGTCTTTACCCGCCATATGAAAAATCTGAGCGAAAATCAGATGAAAACGGCTCTCGATAAGATGCAGGCCCTGAAGGCTCATCCACGCGATGAAGAAGAAAACCGGCTGCTGCTCAAATGGGCCGAACGACTCTATATGGAACTTCCCCATCGTGAGCGAAACCGCCTGGATCAACTGATCACCGGGTTTGAAGAGGTACTGGAATCTCAGGATCAGGCACAGATCAAAATCTTTGCTGAAGAGCTGGGAGCATTTCTCAAGGCATTCGATTCCTTTGAAGGCGAACAAGGTGACTACGGAACCTCTCCATCCGACGAGTAA